The Kroppenstedtia pulmonis genome has a segment encoding these proteins:
- a CDS encoding CpaF family protein: MGLFTQSNRENKRLPRRSSNGAPSTLHDSRVDELAKHFKARLLRETDLEKLTQMPSSELRVTLDRIIGRYMADEHVVIPQQDREKLISRIIDESVGYGPLESLLEDDDITEIVVNGPYEVFYEKKGMLHKTDIQFRDEEALRHVIDRIVAPIGRRIDVSSPMVDARLPDGSRVNAVIPPISLKGSLLSIRKFRKEPIQLEDLISFGSLTPEMGSFLTSLVQAKLNLIISGGTGSGKTTLLNALACYIPANERIVTIEDMAELRIPHGHVAGMEGRPANVEGKGEVNIRQLVRNALRMRPDRIIVGEVRGSEAFDMLQAMNTGHEGSLTTVHANTPKDALSRLEAMVMMSGMDLPMEIIRQYIMGAIDLIVQIGRLPDGQRKMLAISEIIQQEDGSVKVVDVFRFQQTHVSDEGQVEGFFTATGQLPTCLSRLQAYGVPVDAQIFTPAQEVESL; the protein is encoded by the coding sequence ATGGGGCTTTTTACTCAATCCAATCGGGAAAACAAACGTCTGCCCCGCCGTTCATCCAATGGTGCTCCATCGACCTTGCATGACAGCCGAGTGGATGAACTTGCCAAGCACTTTAAAGCACGGCTTTTGCGAGAAACGGACTTGGAAAAATTAACACAAATGCCCTCATCTGAACTAAGGGTGACCCTGGACCGCATTATCGGGCGTTATATGGCAGATGAGCATGTGGTCATCCCTCAACAGGATCGGGAAAAACTGATCTCCCGGATCATTGATGAATCGGTGGGTTATGGTCCCTTGGAATCGCTGTTGGAGGATGATGATATCACCGAGATCGTCGTTAACGGTCCCTATGAAGTTTTTTATGAGAAAAAAGGGATGCTTCACAAAACGGATATCCAGTTTCGTGATGAAGAGGCATTACGCCATGTGATTGACCGGATAGTGGCTCCGATCGGTCGACGAATCGATGTGAGTTCCCCGATGGTGGATGCCCGTCTGCCTGACGGGAGCCGTGTGAATGCGGTTATCCCTCCGATCAGTTTAAAGGGTTCCTTGCTTTCCATCCGAAAGTTTCGCAAGGAGCCGATCCAGTTGGAGGATCTCATTTCTTTCGGTAGCTTGACCCCCGAGATGGGAAGTTTTCTGACCAGCCTGGTACAAGCAAAGCTGAATTTGATTATCTCTGGGGGGACAGGTAGCGGTAAAACCACGTTGTTAAATGCATTGGCTTGCTACATACCTGCGAATGAGCGGATCGTTACCATAGAAGACATGGCGGAATTGCGTATCCCCCACGGCCATGTTGCCGGTATGGAAGGGCGACCGGCTAATGTGGAAGGAAAAGGGGAGGTTAACATCCGTCAATTGGTGCGAAATGCCCTACGAATGCGCCCGGATCGCATTATCGTTGGGGAGGTTCGAGGATCCGAGGCCTTTGATATGTTGCAGGCGATGAACACGGGACACGAAGGTTCCTTAACTACGGTCCATGCCAATACCCCTAAAGATGCCTTAAGTCGTTTGGAAGCGATGGTGATGATGTCCGGGATGGATCTTCCCATGGAAATCATCCGACAGTACATTATGGGGGCCATCGACTTAATCGTCCAGATCGGACGTTTACCGGACGGACAACGGAAAATGCTGGCTATCTCGGAGATCATCCAGCAAGAAGATGGCAGTGTGAAAGTGGTGGATGTATTCCGTTTTCAACAGACCCATGTTTCTGATGAAGGTCAGGTTGAAGGGTTCTTCACCGCTACAGGTCAGCTTCCCACCTGTTTAAGCCGACTGCAAGCCTATGGAGTTCCTGTTGATGCCCAGATATTCACCCCTGCACAGGAGGTGGAGAGTTTATGA
- a CDS encoding type II secretion system F family protein yields MMIALFGGGSVFCFIMVLYFGMQYRREKNQFHDQMGQSAYSGSQDRWSDRLADRLDETKWAQRLEPQLKKASIKIQPSEYGAILVALGILLLLFLHWGADAPLWLSIIISISLVPFASKMFLSSRKLIYIRKVDSQLSETCRLLSSAARAGLSIPQGLDLVVKEMPPPISDELAIVVRELQLGRDLELSLQDLHARVNSRDIRIFINALIIQQRAGGDLGRVLSEMAGTMEERKIIAKTISASISQSRYTAYLLPMISLLMVYMMSQMIDDFFDFFTSLMGIVVLIIFLVMQVVGFILIKKIADIKV; encoded by the coding sequence ATGATGATTGCCCTGTTTGGAGGAGGGTCGGTTTTCTGCTTCATCATGGTATTGTACTTTGGAATGCAGTATCGACGGGAAAAGAACCAGTTCCATGATCAAATGGGCCAATCAGCCTATTCCGGTTCACAGGATCGATGGTCTGATAGGCTGGCGGACCGTTTGGACGAAACAAAATGGGCACAGCGACTGGAACCACAACTGAAAAAGGCGAGTATCAAAATCCAACCGTCAGAATACGGGGCGATACTCGTGGCGTTAGGCATTTTGTTACTTCTATTTTTGCATTGGGGGGCGGATGCCCCGTTGTGGTTGAGCATTATAATCTCCATATCCCTGGTTCCTTTTGCCTCTAAAATGTTTTTAAGCTCCAGGAAGCTTATCTATATACGGAAAGTGGACAGTCAATTATCAGAGACTTGCCGTCTGCTGAGCAGTGCGGCTCGAGCCGGTCTCTCCATTCCTCAAGGACTGGATCTGGTGGTGAAAGAGATGCCTCCACCGATTTCGGATGAACTGGCTATTGTGGTGCGGGAGTTGCAATTGGGCAGGGATTTGGAACTGTCCCTACAAGATTTACACGCAAGGGTCAATAGTCGGGATATCCGTATTTTTATCAACGCATTGATTATTCAGCAAAGGGCTGGTGGCGATTTAGGGCGTGTGCTCAGTGAAATGGCTGGCACCATGGAAGAGCGGAAGATCATAGCCAAGACGATTTCCGCATCCATTTCACAGTCCCGTTATACCGCTTACTTACTCCCTATGATTTCACTATTGATGGTATATATGATGAGCCAAATGATTGATGATTTTTTTGACTTTTTCACATCGTTGATGGGGATCGTTGTTTTGATTATCTTTCTGGTCATGCAAGTGGTTGGATTTATCCTCATTAAAAAAATTGCGGACATCAAGGTTTAA
- a CDS encoding type II secretion system F family protein, with amino-acid sequence MNSLGIFMMVIGTWFCLLFAGISYYVYRMEKQQVLINLDERIPPWKVMKQTRSKTDFLHHWMDQLAPTGEKIEILSDPVALEDYLVKAGHPYGLTVQRIHGAKILGLFLGFGFGFVYWFIGFPFAPIMLIFSPFIGYMFPIYSIQWLAKKRQEEIRYELPDFLDMMSITLQAGMGLEQALSYYVETSKGPLSEEFARLNQEIQFGVQREEAYRSLLRRTTSSELEALIQSLIQAHNLGTPIARTFAQQAEEMRRMRSEQAKEVAGKAAPKISLVSGLVIAPSIMLLMLGAIVYSYFIKQNLFGG; translated from the coding sequence ATGAATAGCTTGGGTATTTTCATGATGGTAATCGGTACGTGGTTTTGTCTTCTTTTCGCAGGTATATCTTATTATGTCTACCGGATGGAAAAACAACAGGTTTTGATTAATTTAGATGAACGAATCCCTCCCTGGAAAGTGATGAAGCAGACTCGAAGCAAAACGGATTTCTTGCACCATTGGATGGATCAATTGGCTCCCACAGGTGAAAAAATTGAAATCTTAAGTGATCCGGTGGCTTTGGAAGACTACTTGGTTAAAGCGGGTCACCCTTATGGTCTGACGGTCCAACGCATTCATGGTGCAAAGATCCTGGGTTTATTTTTAGGTTTTGGCTTTGGATTTGTTTATTGGTTTATCGGTTTTCCCTTCGCCCCCATCATGCTGATATTTTCCCCTTTTATTGGGTATATGTTTCCGATATATAGCATCCAGTGGCTGGCGAAAAAGCGGCAGGAAGAGATCCGATATGAGCTTCCTGATTTTTTGGACATGATGAGTATTACCCTTCAAGCCGGGATGGGCTTGGAACAAGCCCTTTCCTATTATGTAGAAACTTCTAAAGGCCCTTTAAGTGAAGAATTTGCACGGTTAAATCAAGAGATTCAATTTGGTGTCCAAAGAGAAGAAGCATATCGGTCTTTACTTCGTCGCACCACCTCATCCGAACTGGAGGCCTTGATCCAGTCATTGATCCAAGCACACAACTTAGGTACTCCCATTGCCAGGACGTTTGCCCAACAAGCGGAAGAGATGCGTCGGATGCGTTCGGAACAGGCGAAGGAGGTTGCTGGAAAGGCCGCTCCTAAAATTTCCTTGGTTTCCGGCTTGGTTATCGCTCCTTCTATCATGTTGCTAATGTTGGGAGCGATCGTTTACAGCTATTTTATAAAGCAAAATCTTTTCGGAGGTTGA
- a CDS encoding VWA domain-containing protein — MKKLFFWWWLIMILFTLMVISGCSTEEQADPHKKEPEPKEEEIPRASLDPEGIMMQKPGKFFGDNYDKKKVEQALDQFPDNLSTEETYDRLVYLLGENYRPQYEELMSLDPTIQVNKKTPDGKMKVPAFEQMNVEILLDASGSMAGQVEGGMKMDLAKKAIQEFVAGVPEGAKVSLRVYGHKGSNQKKDKKVSCDSNELVYPLQSYDSDEFEKSLNQFEPTGWTPLASAIQAAHGDLKESGEDGEKTRNIVYVVSDGVETCGGDPVKEAKRLGELGIEPIVKIIGFDVDDAGQQQLKKVAKASKGSYQDIQSGEDLKEYLEAEKARLKREWRGWSISSQLKANEKWGEKINEVWDLLYKKPEGKEKGLAYMLNQETERLYEAKNYLDEKGKLEDKDHLSGIIRRKNTKTKLFFKETEVTFIRELEKAKREAKDDIKKQEKEMTDQYE; from the coding sequence ATGAAGAAGCTGTTTTTTTGGTGGTGGCTTATTATGATCCTGTTTACACTGATGGTCATTAGTGGTTGCAGTACGGAGGAACAAGCGGATCCCCATAAAAAAGAGCCGGAACCAAAAGAGGAGGAAATCCCTAGAGCCTCTCTGGATCCGGAGGGGATCATGATGCAGAAACCAGGGAAGTTCTTTGGGGATAACTACGATAAAAAGAAAGTAGAGCAAGCCCTGGATCAGTTTCCCGATAACCTGAGTACGGAAGAAACCTATGATCGACTGGTTTATCTACTCGGTGAAAACTACCGTCCTCAATACGAGGAATTGATGAGCCTGGATCCTACCATCCAGGTTAATAAGAAAACCCCGGATGGCAAAATGAAGGTTCCCGCCTTTGAACAGATGAATGTAGAGATTTTGTTGGACGCCAGCGGCAGTATGGCGGGACAGGTAGAGGGCGGCATGAAGATGGATCTGGCTAAAAAAGCGATCCAGGAATTTGTAGCAGGTGTACCGGAAGGAGCCAAGGTTTCCCTTCGGGTTTACGGTCACAAAGGAAGTAATCAGAAAAAGGATAAGAAGGTTTCCTGTGATAGCAATGAATTGGTCTATCCCTTACAGTCCTACGACTCCGACGAGTTTGAAAAATCCCTGAACCAATTTGAACCTACAGGCTGGACTCCCCTGGCTTCAGCCATCCAGGCGGCACATGGTGATCTGAAGGAGTCAGGAGAGGATGGAGAAAAGACCCGGAACATCGTGTATGTCGTCAGTGATGGGGTGGAAACCTGCGGAGGGGACCCTGTCAAGGAAGCAAAAAGATTGGGAGAGTTAGGGATCGAACCCATAGTGAAAATTATCGGTTTTGATGTGGATGATGCCGGTCAGCAACAGTTGAAAAAAGTTGCGAAGGCTTCTAAGGGTTCCTACCAGGACATTCAGTCCGGGGAAGATTTGAAAGAGTATCTAGAGGCGGAAAAGGCTAGGTTAAAGCGGGAATGGAGAGGTTGGTCGATTAGTAGTCAACTTAAAGCAAATGAGAAATGGGGGGAAAAGATTAATGAGGTATGGGATCTCCTTTATAAAAAACCAGAGGGAAAGGAGAAAGGGTTGGCTTACATGTTAAACCAAGAAACCGAGCGTTTATATGAAGCTAAGAATTATCTCGATGAAAAGGGAAAGTTAGAGGATAAAGATCACCTTTCTGGGATAATAAGACGGAAAAATACTAAAACAAAACTATTTTTCAAGGAAACAGAAGTAACATTTATACGTGAATTAGAGAAAGCGAAGAGAGAAGCAAAAGATGACATAAAGAAACAAGAAAAAGAAATGACGGATCAGTATGAATAA
- a CDS encoding TadE/TadG family type IV pilus assembly protein, whose amino-acid sequence MLPINRVCLSKRGNVTTLWVAGLPAFMIIFMFLASLAVVWMTQSTSQVAADASSLAVTKKLDQLVEEEKQRRMNAVAKQNQGKEPGDPGYVDPYYAVLGTEQKRQFFMESVVSGHKEKLVATVRSYAEKNGGGRHGTIRLSVHDRIEVRVKTQFKPPIFKEDFKNTDVQGSGTGPRREYLSWVKTGSIKVDF is encoded by the coding sequence ATGCTCCCTATAAATAGGGTTTGTTTAAGTAAACGTGGTAATGTGACAACACTTTGGGTGGCAGGATTACCAGCCTTTATGATCATCTTTATGTTTCTGGCCAGCTTGGCCGTGGTATGGATGACCCAATCAACTTCTCAAGTGGCGGCGGATGCCAGCAGTTTAGCAGTAACAAAAAAGTTGGACCAGCTTGTTGAGGAGGAAAAGCAACGACGTATGAATGCAGTTGCCAAACAAAATCAGGGGAAAGAACCAGGGGATCCAGGATATGTGGACCCTTATTATGCAGTACTGGGAACGGAGCAAAAACGGCAATTCTTCATGGAAAGCGTCGTGTCCGGTCATAAGGAGAAGTTGGTGGCAACAGTCAGATCCTATGCAGAAAAAAATGGAGGAGGGAGACATGGAACCATTCGTTTGTCGGTACACGACCGTATTGAAGTGAGGGTCAAAACTCAATTTAAACCCCCTATTTTTAAGGAAGACTTTAAGAACACCGATGTTCAAGGAAGCGGTACCGGTCCCAGGCGGGAATATCTGTCATGGGTGAAGACGGGATCGATTAAAGTGGACTTTTAA
- a CDS encoding peptidoglycan DD-metalloendopeptidase family protein, with product MIVNRLMRLIPKGRKGAATLEFVTVLPLVILMCLVVWQLVVAGMAVLEAQSVLKKGVRLAASSGNAKEAEKKGRLSFQESDYYSLDSYQVEIKDQRAIAKAKVKIKVLFMSSSPFTYTSSAKTPIYDDTNNQMAGTMTMAGPLMTTGGKFGPPVSNLNLTSSFGGRRDPLGRGYRNHTGVDFGGGTGTPIYAAGDGVVTRAGAARGYGNLIVINHGNGLETWYAHMYSNQIGVRVGQQVKRGDHIGGIGSAGNSTGPHLHFEVRYNGQPVNPMPYLNGR from the coding sequence TTGATTGTCAATCGTCTGATGCGGTTGATCCCCAAGGGCAGAAAAGGGGCTGCCACTTTGGAATTTGTTACGGTTTTGCCATTGGTGATATTGATGTGCCTGGTTGTTTGGCAGTTGGTTGTAGCTGGAATGGCAGTATTGGAAGCCCAGTCTGTATTGAAGAAAGGAGTCCGTTTAGCCGCATCCTCTGGAAATGCAAAAGAAGCAGAGAAGAAAGGACGCTTGTCTTTCCAGGAATCTGATTACTATTCCCTTGATTCCTATCAGGTAGAGATTAAAGATCAAAGAGCCATCGCCAAAGCCAAAGTGAAAATCAAGGTTCTATTTATGTCTTCGTCTCCTTTTACCTATACCAGCTCTGCTAAAACGCCGATTTATGATGATACCAATAACCAGATGGCCGGTACCATGACAATGGCTGGTCCGTTGATGACAACGGGAGGAAAGTTCGGACCTCCTGTTTCCAATTTGAATTTAACCTCCTCATTTGGTGGTCGCCGGGATCCATTGGGTAGAGGATACCGAAATCATACAGGAGTTGATTTTGGTGGTGGGACGGGAACTCCTATTTATGCTGCTGGGGACGGTGTAGTAACCCGTGCCGGAGCGGCTCGTGGTTACGGAAACTTGATTGTGATTAATCATGGGAATGGCTTGGAAACTTGGTATGCCCACATGTATTCCAACCAGATCGGTGTTCGTGTGGGTCAACAGGTGAAGCGAGGAGATCACATCGGAGGAATCGGAAGTGCGGGGAACTCAACCGGCCCTCACTTACACTTTGAAGTCAGATACAATGGACAACCGGTAAATCCGATGCCTTACCTGAACGGAAGGTAG
- a CDS encoding 3D domain-containing protein, whose product MRKRIRQWIWCSQQYRRGASTVEFMVILPLFFFLGLVVWQLVLAGLAVVDTQAAVRDALRVGSTSGDEKKAIKEGKASFGSPKGYSLKKLTVDIKGEEVVVKAISKIPIIFMDSSPFTYQTKSEAPLLAQPVFAQADEVAPTMAKPLGTFTLTAYTAGPESTGKSPGDPGFGITASGARVAEGVTIAVDPKVIPIGSRVYIEGIGYRTAQDTGGAIKGNRIDVYMDSVNQARIFGVKKGVRVMLVN is encoded by the coding sequence ATGAGAAAGCGGATTAGACAATGGATTTGGTGTAGCCAACAATACCGGCGTGGTGCGTCCACGGTTGAATTTATGGTTATCTTACCGTTGTTTTTTTTCCTGGGATTAGTTGTTTGGCAACTGGTGTTAGCTGGGCTGGCTGTTGTGGATACCCAAGCAGCTGTCCGGGATGCACTTCGGGTTGGCTCCACCTCAGGAGATGAGAAGAAGGCAATCAAAGAGGGGAAGGCTTCCTTTGGATCCCCGAAGGGATATTCGTTAAAAAAACTTACGGTGGATATCAAGGGTGAGGAAGTCGTGGTCAAGGCTATCAGCAAGATACCTATCATTTTTATGGACTCATCCCCCTTTACCTATCAAACAAAGTCTGAAGCTCCATTGCTTGCCCAACCTGTTTTTGCCCAAGCCGATGAAGTGGCTCCTACGATGGCTAAGCCATTAGGTACCTTTACCTTAACTGCTTATACGGCGGGTCCGGAATCTACAGGGAAATCCCCTGGTGATCCGGGGTTTGGCATAACAGCCAGTGGGGCTCGGGTGGCAGAAGGGGTGACGATTGCCGTTGATCCCAAAGTGATTCCAATCGGATCAAGGGTATATATTGAAGGAATCGGATACCGTACGGCACAGGACACAGGTGGCGCCATCAAAGGCAACCGAATTGATGTGTATATGGATTCGGTGAATCAAGCCCGTATATTCGGTGTGAAAAAAGGTGTGAGGGTGATGTTAGTGAACTAA
- a CDS encoding SMI1/KNR4 family protein, which translates to MWDQIDYGKGEVFHRSVDLKAVSFIEQRHRLSEDMLLVYYLEGKYSIDVGCYDGEGKSVIVSVGGDTRKSLFKRTVYSVEELKDVLERAVTVAHKVLDQPDEESSYTSVISTPEYLKGSVDQLLGRVEVEWEENESHVTEEMLRKVEKEWGVLLPDELKKIVLHCNGGGPVPLYFKAQDTSVFLQYLFSFHPRDCENIYNKQDHLPKGVYAIGDTSSSMLCLDYRSGSNEPEVKEIYVAPHSLKVEEYHVANSFGEFLAGLHPYIDWLEPVREESMDGLKRNLEELERFWGIILPLHYKRLVLKSNGGYPELRYFYHERGKDGIDHLLRVDQLDAENGVWTVYQNDFKGTSFYPFAKCLSGSYLCHHYKKGKPTVIWWDPQHHVQLEVKSSIGRLLDYLYIS; encoded by the coding sequence ATGTGGGATCAAATTGATTATGGCAAAGGTGAGGTATTCCATAGGAGTGTGGATCTCAAAGCAGTTTCATTTATAGAGCAACGCCATCGTCTAAGTGAGGATATGTTACTGGTTTACTATTTGGAAGGGAAATACTCAATTGATGTGGGTTGTTATGATGGTGAAGGGAAATCGGTTATTGTATCAGTTGGTGGAGACACAAGAAAATCACTATTTAAAAGAACAGTTTATAGTGTAGAGGAATTAAAGGATGTTTTGGAAAGGGCAGTGACAGTGGCTCATAAGGTGTTGGATCAACCGGATGAAGAAAGCTCCTATACCAGTGTGATAAGCACACCTGAATACTTAAAGGGCTCGGTGGATCAATTACTGGGAAGAGTGGAGGTTGAATGGGAAGAAAATGAATCTCATGTCACTGAGGAAATGTTGCGGAAAGTGGAAAAAGAGTGGGGAGTGTTGTTGCCGGATGAGTTAAAAAAAATTGTTTTACATTGCAATGGTGGAGGACCTGTTCCATTATACTTTAAGGCACAGGATACGTCTGTATTTCTCCAATATTTATTTAGCTTTCATCCTCGAGACTGTGAAAATATTTATAACAAACAAGATCATCTTCCTAAAGGGGTGTACGCTATTGGAGATACAAGCAGTAGCATGTTATGTTTGGATTATCGAAGCGGTTCCAATGAACCTGAGGTGAAAGAAATATATGTTGCCCCTCATTCTTTAAAGGTTGAGGAATATCATGTTGCTAACTCCTTTGGTGAATTTTTGGCAGGATTACATCCTTACATTGATTGGTTGGAACCCGTTCGTGAGGAATCCATGGATGGATTGAAAAGGAATTTGGAAGAGCTAGAAAGGTTTTGGGGTATAATACTTCCCCTTCATTACAAGCGATTGGTATTAAAATCCAATGGTGGCTATCCAGAATTAAGGTACTTTTACCATGAACGAGGAAAGGATGGCATTGACCATTTACTACGAGTGGACCAATTGGACGCCGAAAATGGTGTTTGGACCGTTTACCAAAATGATTTCAAAGGTACTTCTTTTTACCCCTTTGCTAAATGTCTATCAGGAAGTTACTTGTGCCATCATTACAAGAAAGGAAAACCCACAGTGATTTGGTGGGATCCACAGCACCATGTTCAACTTGAAGTGAAATCCAGTATCGGGAGGCTACTCGATTATTTATATATATCATGA
- a CDS encoding VWA domain-containing protein has product MRFLKLFGLLGLILTLILPSACSPISSDSETSTEPKEETKQAEKVTKPATDVEGMLKEGPGKFAGKNYDKEKVEQALDQFPDNLSPEEAYKHLLPLLAEDYQPIVKKLDWFNTTFKLEGETPEGVKGPDGKSTEEGKPLHVSILLDASGSMAGRVDGRMKMDLAKATVERFASSLPEHAKVSLQVYGHKGSNAKKDKPVSCESVEVVYPLGEYQEKKFSQSLNQFQPTGWTPLAASMKRAKTDLEGAGEKDATNLIYIVSDGVETCGGDPVKEAKTLNKSDIQAVVNIIGFDVDDAGQRALKEAAKAGGGEYVTADSEQDLRRYFDSQHTKLWLEWSQWGAESWLDIEDQLLDKIERLKNLAEVGYPGFFKQIEQENKRLETAMDYLEDNSKVENHIRWGKRDLVYQRERKLTSYREKRYNTLEETLEKNSSELQRKIKEKESEMTKKYE; this is encoded by the coding sequence ATGCGTTTTCTGAAGCTGTTTGGTTTGCTAGGTTTGATTCTTACTCTGATCCTTCCCTCAGCCTGTTCGCCAATTTCCTCCGACTCAGAGACCTCCACAGAACCAAAAGAGGAAACCAAGCAAGCAGAAAAGGTTACAAAGCCCGCCACGGATGTAGAGGGAATGCTGAAAGAGGGACCTGGGAAATTTGCAGGTAAGAACTACGATAAAGAAAAAGTAGAGCAGGCTTTGGATCAATTCCCAGACAATCTGAGTCCTGAAGAGGCTTATAAACATCTCCTTCCTTTGTTGGCGGAGGATTATCAACCGATCGTTAAAAAATTAGATTGGTTTAATACCACTTTTAAACTGGAAGGGGAGACACCTGAGGGTGTAAAGGGTCCCGATGGGAAGAGTACAGAGGAGGGAAAACCGCTTCATGTTTCGATCTTGTTGGATGCCAGTGGGAGTATGGCTGGAAGAGTCGACGGCAGAATGAAGATGGATCTGGCCAAGGCCACTGTGGAACGCTTCGCTTCTTCCTTACCCGAACACGCCAAGGTTTCCCTGCAAGTGTATGGACATAAAGGGAGTAACGCTAAAAAAGATAAACCTGTCTCTTGTGAAAGTGTAGAAGTAGTGTACCCGTTAGGAGAGTACCAGGAGAAAAAGTTTAGCCAATCTCTAAACCAGTTTCAACCTACTGGCTGGACACCTTTGGCCGCCTCCATGAAAAGAGCCAAGACCGATTTGGAGGGGGCTGGAGAGAAGGATGCCACCAATCTAATTTATATCGTAAGTGACGGTGTAGAGACATGTGGTGGAGATCCGGTAAAGGAAGCTAAAACCCTAAATAAATCCGACATCCAGGCGGTTGTGAATATCATTGGTTTTGACGTGGACGATGCCGGTCAAAGGGCTTTAAAAGAAGCGGCAAAAGCGGGTGGTGGAGAATACGTCACAGCGGATAGCGAACAGGATCTGAGAAGGTATTTTGACTCTCAACATACAAAGTTGTGGTTGGAATGGAGTCAATGGGGGGCTGAGAGTTGGTTGGATATAGAAGATCAGCTTCTCGATAAGATAGAGCGATTAAAAAATCTAGCAGAAGTGGGATACCCTGGCTTTTTTAAACAAATCGAACAGGAAAATAAGAGATTGGAGACTGCGATGGATTATTTGGAAGATAATAGTAAAGTTGAGAATCATATTAGGTGGGGTAAAAGGGATCTGGTGTATCAAAGGGAGAGGAAATTAACTAGTTATAGGGAAAAGCGGTATAACACGTTGGAAGAGACCCTGGAAAAAAACAGCAGTGAGCTTCAAAGGAAAATTAAAGAAAAAGAGTCAGAGATGACCAAGAAATATGAATAA
- a CDS encoding VWA domain-containing protein, translating into MHYLKALGLSSWILLLILFSACSSDSPNSKTATKPKEETKKEEKISKPATDVEGMLKEGPGKFAGKNYDKEKVEQALDQFPDDLSPEEAYKRLLPLFAEDYQPIVKKLDRFNTTFKLEGETPEGVKGPDGKNTEEGKPLHVSILLDASGSMAGRVDGRMKMDLAKAAVERFASSLPEHAKVSLQVYGHKGSNAKKDKPVSCKSVEEVYPLGEYQEKKFSQSLNQFQPTGWTPLAASMKRAKTDLEGAGEKDATNLVYIVSDGVETCGGDPVKEAKNLNKSDIQAIVNIIGFDVDDAGQRALKEAAKAGGGEYVTADSEQDLRRYFDSQHTKLWLEWSHWGTRNSLDINRQYYDKLGQLKNLAEIGYPGFFKQIDQENKRLEAAMDYLEDNDKIRNYIRWSKEDPVYQRERKLTTYREQRYNTLEDTLKKNSNDLRKKIKEKEAEMTKKYE; encoded by the coding sequence ATGCATTACCTGAAAGCACTGGGTTTATCAAGCTGGATACTTTTGCTCATACTCTTTTCAGCTTGCTCATCAGATTCCCCTAATTCAAAAACAGCCACTAAGCCGAAAGAGGAAACCAAGAAAGAAGAAAAGATTTCAAAGCCCGCTACGGATGTAGAGGGAATGCTGAAAGAGGGACCTGGGAAGTTTGCAGGTAAGAACTACGATAAAGAAAAAGTAGAGCAGGCTTTGGATCAATTTCCAGACGATCTGAGTCCTGAAGAGGCTTATAAGCGTCTCCTTCCTTTGTTTGCGGAGGATTATCAACCGATCGTTAAAAAATTGGATCGGTTTAATACCACTTTTAAACTGGAAGGGGAGACACCTGAGGGTGTAAAGGGTCCCGATGGAAAGAATACAGAGGAAGGAAAACCGCTTCATGTTTCGATCCTGTTGGACGCCAGTGGAAGTATGGCTGGGAGAGTCGATGGCAGAATGAAGATGGATCTGGCCAAAGCCGCTGTGGAACGCTTCGCTTCTTCCTTACCCGAACACGCCAAAGTTTCCCTGCAAGTGTATGGACATAAAGGGAGTAACGCCAAAAAAGATAAACCTGTCTCTTGTAAAAGTGTAGAAGAAGTGTACCCGTTAGGAGAGTACCAGGAGAAAAAGTTTAGCCAATCCCTGAACCAGTTTCAACCTACTGGCTGGACACCGTTGGCTGCCTCCATGAAAAGAGCCAAGACCGATTTGGAGGGGGCTGGAGAGAAGGATGCCACCAATCTGGTTTATATCGTAAGTGACGGTGTAGAGACATGTGGGGGAGATCCGGTAAAGGAAGCTAAAAACCTAAATAAATCCGATATCCAGGCGATTGTGAACATCATTGGTTTTGACGTGGATGATGCCGGTCAAAGGGCTTTAAAAGAAGCGGCAAAAGCGGGTGGTGGAGAATACGTCACAGCGGATAGCGAACAGGATCTGAGAAGGTATTTTGACTCTCAACATACAAAGTTGTGGTTGGAATGGAGTCATTGGGGAACACGCAACTCATTGGACATAAATCGTCAGTACTACGATAAATTGGGTCAGTTGAAAAATTTAGCTGAGATAGGATACCCAGGGTTTTTCAAACAAATTGATCAGGAAAATAAGAGGTTGGAGGCTGCGATGGATTATTTGGAGGATAACGATAAAATAAGGAATTATATTAGATGGAGTAAAGAGGATCCGGTGTATCAAAGGGAGAGAAAACTAACTACTTATAGGGAACAGCGCTATAACACATTGGAAGATACTCTGAAAAAAAACAGCAATGACCTACGAAAGAAAATTAAAGAAAAAGAAGCAGAGATGACAAAGAAATATGAATAA